ACAGATGCTATTGCAGAGGGGGACGGAGACCGCATCATGCGCTGTTGGAAGTTCCtccttcttcacttttattctGATCAAGGAAGCACCAAATATGCTGTTGAAGCCCTCTACCTACAACTGCAGCAACAGGCTCTTTTAAGTCCACGCCAAGCCTATCGCCAACGTTGGAATAGAAGTGTAAATAATCGTGGTAGATGTGGTAAGAACGTTCCACTTGACCTTGATGTTGAACATGATAACAACTCTATAAAAGAAGGCATCCGAAAGCTTGGACCCAATCTAACCATTGCATCAGTGAGCAGATGTGCAAGGATGCTGCCTATTGCACGTAGAACACTTGATGTTGTAGCAAAAGAATGTAATTTAATGAGAAGATCAGGAAAACATTTCGTGAGAACTTTTCGTAATGATCTGTCAAAGCTTGTCGATCAATTAATAGAAGAAAATGCCTTATCAGAAACTCAAGGAAGAAGGTATAAGTGTTTCAAAGGATTCCCTAGGTCACCTCTTAGTAATTTGCGTATGGGAAAACTTTGTCAATGGATTAACAAACATAAGTATGACATACAAATTGGCCGTAAGGCACGATGATTTACTGCAGACAAATGAATGTTATTGCGTGTTGGATGGGGTTTAGACTGTATGTTCGGTTTCCTATCTATCTGGCATAAACCCGTGATCTTGTAAGTAAAATGCAGGTTCTGCCATTTTGTCACAGAAACCAGGCAGGTAGCTGTGAAAGTGACCTCAACCAGCTGCTTTCAAAATCATTACCCATTTAGTGATAAGTATGAATAAAAATTACTGATCCAGCCGCCTCTCATCGCAAACTGCCGCTTGGGCCGGTCAGCGGTTAGCGATGAGAGGTGGCTGTATTCGCAGGCTAATCTGTGCCTGGTCAATCTCGCCTTTTCTGAATCTTTATGAAACCCCTGTCAATAGGGAAAATTTATGTCGCATGTCACTAAAAGTTCTGATGGGTTCCcagaaacatttcatttcatttttataattttttgtagAATTGCTTAAAACAGAGAAACAATTTGACATTATGAGTCAATGAAAGCCTTCTTTCATGGACTTCTTCAGCATTGTCCCCACCGTTTGACGTAGAGTTCTGGTTGCCAGCTTAATCGATATTCAGGTTACAAATAACACTGTCCAAGAACTCAGGATAGGCAGAATCATCATGCATATCACTGATACTTTCATCTTCAATTGATGATTCAACATCCCATTCTGACAGGTCAAGTAATTCCATGAATGACTGATCGTCCATTAGTTTGACCCATTCATCACCATTATCCTCAAAATAACTATCTTCTTCACTTGTACAGTTCACTGGCTCCTTAACATCATTAAAGATTGACTGAAAAATTGTCATAACTGAATTAGCATGCTTTTTCTGCCaaatgtcaacgtgtttattgAGATCAGCTAAGGAGAAAATGTGATTTGCATTTTGAATAACTTGTTGAACTTGCTCTGTTCCAAATTCCAAAAGTTTTGTGCCACAACCACTAAGTGACGCACCGTTTTGTTCAAGTGCGTCACTGGTGTTTCTCACAATTTGCCGTCTCAAGACTTTCAGGCTGTCTTTTAGCTTTGACATCTGCTCGCATGAGATTTCCCTCGAGTGCCCTGCGTCTGTGTCATCCTGTAATGTGGGTAGATGCAAATCAATATTGCAGTAGCCACCTTGACATTTGCAGGAATCAGCACAGTTGTCACAGCACATGTGACCAGCTGGAAAATCTGACTGAGAAACTGGCACACCAAACTGTTCAAGCAGAAAGTTTCTGCGACACCTTACTGATTTTACATAGCTCTTCATGGCAGAATCTGCTGCCTTGATTGTAATGCCATTGTACAACAGCAGGGCATCACTTTGCTCTCCATTGCGCCCACATCGTCCACTCTCTTGCATGTAAGCTTGAATAGTTTTGGATGGACCAAAGTGAATAACTCGTTTCACACCCTTGCAATTGACACCCATTCCATAGGCAATTGTAGCTATTAGAACACGAAGGCAAGTGGAGTCATCACTAAACTGGCTAAGGACATGATCTTTGACACTAACTGGGCTACCAGAGTGCATCATTTCAACTAGTCTGTTTCGGGGGTTTCTTTCTCCCCAGAAAAAAGAAGGACCAAGCTCTAATTCAAACATTCTGAATATATGCGaacattgttttattgtttgacAGTAAATAATCGTTCTGACACTCTCTTTACCCTTGTTTAGCAGTTCATTGATCAAACAACGAAAATTCTCAACGATTGATAAGGAGTTTTCGAGTTTCTGAACGGAGTATCGTACGTTAAACTTATTGGGACTTTCTACAATTTCCTTTGGTGATCCAAACTCCAAAAGTTCATAAATTTGTTCCTTGGTTTTCACTGTCGCCGTAGCTGTGAGAGCAATGAATGGTACTTCCAAAAGAGACCGGATCTCGTTCAGTCGTGAATACCATGCACGAAATGAAGAACGATTTTTGTTGCTGGTCGATGTGCCCCACTCGGCGATACAATGTACTTCATCGACGGCTACTCCAATTACATCTCTCTGGTACTTGTCGCTGAGAAGAACATTTCGCCACCTCTCGGTCGAAAGAGTAGATTCTGGAGAAATAAATACGAAAGAATACTTCCCTTCTTCGATATCTCGAAGAGTTCCTGGCTCTTGTTCCGCACCAACATAAGCCGCCTTCAGTCCGACAGATGTTAGTTTTTTCACTTGGTCTTGCATTAAAGCTAACAGAGGAGAAATTACGAGCAATATCGGCTCCTTTGCCCACAAATCTGGCGATACATTCTGATGCATCCACGTGTCCACAAGGGGAGCCATGTGAAAAATCAAAGACTTTCCATATCCCGTTGGAAGGTTCACAAACACATCCTCACCGCTAACGAAACAATACAGCGCTTGACTCTGGTGATCTGTTAATTCCGAAATAACAAACACCGTGCTTACAGTTCGAACACACTGCAAGAAAACTTCCCAAGAAGGACGCGAATCTGTCGCTTTCGCCGACATGTTTACATGTTCCAACATAAATTAGCATATTACAGTTCTTAATTATGTTAAAGCTCCCAACGCACCAATCAGAATTCGTTGACCAGAATCCGGACAAATGTACGTCATCAGTATGGAATTTTTGGCTCCGAATCGCAGACGCCTCTCTCGCTGAACGGTCCAAGCGGCGGTGAGCGATGAGAGGCGGCTGTATTCGCAGGCTAAGCGATGGCTGCATTTAGTTCAATATCAATAACAATAGAGTTGTGCGGCATTTTCCGCTCCAAGTTGCTGTTTCACATTCATATAAATCTTAGTCAGAGGTATCAGTTCGGTACGGTTTTGTTATCGATTGTGTCCGAGACGAGTTGTAAGACTGCTATCTCCTAGATAAGTGATTTTAAACTTGGACAGCATTTTAGTGATTTTCTCTTCTGTGCCGCACTACTGAAATGTGGTCTGTAGCCGCGTGTTATAAGGCGGCAGTAACACTTTACGTCATTTCGTTCCATGGTCAGATCGTTCCAAGTGAGATCGTTCCAAACAATTGTCAGATCGTTCCATAAAATAGTCAGTTCGGTCCACGAAAAGGTCAGTTCGTTCCAAATATAAATTTGACTTTATCTTAAGATgtttaaaaacaagaaacgaATAATTTTGTTGTAAATTCAACCAGCCACGGACTTAATCATTGACGCTGCTACCTAGTGTAATACCAATGAGGAATCGATCGATGTTTTGGAAAGATATGAGGAATCGATCGATGTTTTGGAAAGATATAGCACAGCAAAAAGCTATGCTGTTCGGGAAGTACAGTATTTCGAAGCGCTAGTAACCTAATTTCTTTTCAACGCGagatgtatgcaaattttgaaatcAACGCGAGTTTCGAATTACAATCTCGATTTTATGATAATTTGTCTGGCCGAAAATATAATCGAGCATTGCAAGCATCGTCTCCAATGTATATACATGTACGCACTATCATACTGAAACTCACTGCCTTTTAATAACGCTCCTTTTACATGCGGATGAACTTATGTTATCTAACATTTAAATACAAAATGACCTTAATCTTGAACTCTGCAGTCTTAATTAAACGCTTGTGTACTACATCTTATACCTAGAGTCTTGTAAAACTTGCTGTATATAGATATCCTAAGCTTATCGACTAAACCTACGAtttcaaataaataatgacCTTAACCTAGATTAGCTAACGCAAGATCGTGTGAACTAGCGAGAATTATCCACATCGGTTATATAGCTGTTTTATGTTAGAAGGTGATAACTTGTGCCAACTATTTGCTCTTGAATGCGTAACAATAGCTCTTGCACATGTTTTCTAAAAGAttagcttttcttttgttttggaaaagGATAATGCGTTTGACAGTGTATCAATCTAAACTTAAAATGCATTGAATAAATTGAACGAAGTCACGTAATTAAAGCTGCACCGTGATTGTCGAAGTTAATATGATTGCGGCTATCAAAAGCTTCATCCTTTTACGGCAACAGGGTTAAGAGTGAGATAGGGAGTACAAATTATAGATATTGCTCGTGGTTTACGGATAACAACGAACTCAAAACTGTGAACTAACATAGCCAGCGACGACATGTTAGGGAACTCGAACGTAGCGCCGGAAACCGGCGTAAACCATTGTAGGTTTCTCTCGCTACGGTATAATCTAAAACCACTTTACATCGAGCGCACTAACGGAAACGTAGGCTGCGAAGAACttgattcttgtttttttttttgtgtgtgtgtcttgTGGTCAAAAATCGACAAACATTAGCTTTCGCTAATTGTGCGAAAAGTGAAATTAAATTAACATACGACGCTCCCACTATTATGTAAATTCCTGTAGTTGTAAAAATACTTTCATCCATGTTCTGATCGCTACTTTGACTTAGATCACATTTGCTCATTTAGAAAATAGATATAACATATTTGGGACGAACTGACTATTTTGTGGAACGATCTGACTATTTTGTGGAACGATCTGACAATTGATTGGAACGATCTGACTTGGAACATTCAAGTTGAACGATAAGCCTACGAATGCGTATGAGTTGTCGCCTCGATTAGTCTAGTACAACTGAAGCTAGAATATGAATAcatttcggtacgaagtgctcaaacgctcaaatgcagcatcgttctgtgaacattttgtgaacCAAAGATACACgtcttttgttgttgtgtttcgtattttcttaCTTACTACTGTAGATGctttcatctaacaatggcAAACGtgtcatatttaaaaatattttcgttcaGCTTCTCACCACATTTAGTAGAAAGAAAAATACCCAActctgtcagtaattatttaccctcgtgTTTGCGTAGATttgactcactttcatttacatttaattttgtgttatctgaactcagtatgttgagttgtgtatttgtactcaacttgttgagaaaaagacaacatcTATTTGAGTTAAAATTACTCGAATCTTTTCGCTGTGGCagtttttatctgctgaatatctgcctcacgatgtaaactactgggtttcccagtaattgtgtattacaggattttggtttagcccgctttatttatatggaagtggaagaaaatttttgctctaaaaggtagcAACATATCAAAACGCCTTAAATGCTGTCGTCATCGCGAATActttgtgaaaataagttttccatgtagatactaagagaattccaaacaggaaaaatctgattgtgcgaaaagaaTAGTAATGGCGCGTAAAAAGTACtacgtaaagattcgtaaagaaagttaaagggacgtaaattttGACATAGTCTAtgaaaaacccaaccaaaaacaattgcgcaatttctcaaaaagtaagttGGTTCggccattttactcctagtAAGACTTAAATTTATTGAATTACGACGctcaacaaagttatcctttacaaatctttacatttctttacgccttctttacgcacagattgactttacggacctttacgcatggctgaatttgagcatatagaaaaggtctcacatttacgaatctttacgcacaacataaagatacgtaaattcatgatttcatgctgtggtAACCGCTACGGGCATCGACAATACAGAAGGGCGTCAAGCCGCTGACCTGGGGTATTACGTCATCTACAGTCCTTGCATAGCATGCATTACGTTTCACAGCTTTGTTCAGATCCCGTGGATCGAGGCATAGGCGTATTGATCTATCCACCTTGGGGGTGACTACAACTGAGTTCACCCATGGTGTGAATTCATTTTGTACCTCAGCGATGATTCCTAGATCTGTCTATCTTTCCAGTTCTCTCTTGTATGCAGGTTGTAGGTGGACAGCTACTTGTCTTTGTGGATGCTGTACTGGGGGGATGCTCTCGTCTACCTCTATGTGGTAAGGTTGTCCCGGGAACAAACCAGTCCCTGTGAACACATCTTTATATTCCTTGAGTAAATACTCCTTCGTTAGTGGGGATGGATGTTTTTTCCCGCTGGAAGATTTGAGTGTGGCTGCCACAGGCCAGTTGAACTTTAAGAAATTCAGCTCCCGAGCTGTGGTGTTTCCTATTATCACTTGTCCTGGAACATCGACGACTTCAAATGTTATCTGTTTTGGCTCACAGTTGTGGGGACCCTGGACATACATCTTGCAGGACCCTAGGTTAGGAATTTCTGCCCCTCCATAGGCTGATAGTTTAACTGTGGGCTTCTCAAGAACGGTTGTTTTAGGGCATATTTGGTTGTACAGGGACCGTGGTACAATGTTTGTTTCAGCCCCTGAGTGTATCTTGCATGTGACTGTTTTTTGACATCCCCTTGAGCTGGGTGCTTTCTCGACACTCAGTAGAGCTTTCTCTCTACATGTGACAGCATTCACAGTAAGGGGTGTTGCTTCAGTTGGACCCAGAAATACTGCTGATTCAGGAATGGAAAATTCGCTGACATTGACTGGATGTTTGACCCCAACTTCatgtacattttgtttctttttctttgatagGCAAACGTTTGCAAAGggtaaattttttttgcaaaaatgacatTTAGCACTCTTAGCTGGGTACTTGTCACGTACATGTGGGCCACGTCCACAACcaaaacatgttttttgaaatgtttctgcACTAGAATGTTTATCGTCTGACTTACTTGCTTTCCTTATTGAGTGTTTCTTAACTGTGTTTACCTCTAGTCTGTTGTCTTATTCATCAGTTTGAGTTGCGTATCGGCTGACTCTTCCGCCTTCGCTAGATCTTTAGGTTTCTGAAATGTGAGTGAGTTGCCTTCTTTCAAGCATTCTTTCCTGACGCGCTGAGAGTTCAATCCAAATACCAGAAAATCCCGAAGAAATCGCTCGTGGTGGGCTGTAAGGTAGTTTGAATCCTTTATAAGTAGTCTCAACTTAGCGATGAACTCTTCCAATAAAAGTGTTGCTTGCTTTATGTTGTAAAGCTCCCATGCAGCAATTAATTCGTTAGAATGCGGCTTAACAAAGTTCTCAAACCTGTCAAAGTAGTTTCGTAGTACTTTCTGTTCGTCCTCCGAGAGGACCCAGCTATTGAATAATTCCAAGCCCCTTTCACCTGACCAGTAGAGTAAGTATTTGCATTGAATTGGCTCTTCCAATTTGACTAGAGGTCAAGAAAACAGCAATTTGCACTGTTTCTTCCATAACTTGAAGCGATTGTAAGGCCCTTCGCCTACAGACCAGTCCAGGACAGGTCCTTTGATGATTTGGCTGGTAGCCATGTTTCGATGGAACGAATGTCTTTTCTCGTCGTTTTCTCTCACTTACACCAATGAAGCGGCGTGAAACTAATCCTTGTCTGTAGTTAAATCGTTAATCCTGCGTCTGACACTAGGTAAACGTATCAATAACAATTCCTTGTCGTTATCATGTTATTTAATAAATCTTAACTACACGACCATGATTCTACAAATCAACCATGTGGTCAATACTAACTGAACACGCATACTCACGTGACATACAGGGAGCCCAATACCGTGACATTGGGCAAGACACTTCACTCTCACACTGCCTCTCTCCACCCAGGAGTATAAATGGGTTCCGGCACATGGTTGGGAAAACCTAACTAATTGCTAGGGAGTGACCTGCGATGGACTAGGATCCCGTCCTGAGGGAGTAGAAATTTTCCTAGACGCTTCATGCTACAAAAACCGGGATAAGCTCCGGCAGCTATGTGCCAGTCTTGGCTCCTAGGCTGCACTCTTTTATTCATGTCACCTTGCTggtatttattgttattatcattcttGTAATAGTAACTATTGAGTGTTGTGGAAATTCTTTCTTtaatggtatttttttttacaaaaatggTTTGAAATCGGGATATTTGCGACTATGGTGACTTTATCTCAAACTTACCTTAAGTTACAGCGACTTAAGATCCCAGAGTAGGTCTCAAACTACATTGGCTATATTTTATAAGATCATTTGTGATGATATTTCTGCTCACAAAGTCATGCGATATATAGGAAGCCGACTGGGCGAAATATTTCTTTCGCTTGCTTTTTTCACGATCAAACCATGCCTGCTATAATGTAGTAAACGACATCTTCCTCAGCCCTAATAATATGTATTTCATCGCTTGAAATCAAGTGTGATACAGCCGAGAGAACTGACTGCATACGAAATGGTAGGCTGCAACGTGGCTTCAAGAGATGTTACATTCCCTGCCTGTTTGGCCCGAGAATTCGCCAGCCTTGTTCCCAGGGAAAAGTGCTGGGAATGAGGTTGAGAATTCGCGTCCATAATATGTCACTTATGCTCTGTTGAGATCGATGCACCTCGAAACCACTAGAGAACGTttcagcaagcaaccggaacgatgatcctgttggtgtacgttggattaatagtgatctaatcggcttcacgtataaaatgaagaaaataaaagcagaaacCGACACAAAATGGAATGATTTTTGAAATTGTACCATATTTCGGCTAGCCAAACCGCCGGGGGGgagggggactcccatatgaagcAGACGTGGATACTCGTCGTCttgcttaggggtgtaaattttggattttggtctcgcctCGGGTGTCCCGGGCAAAGCGCTAgcattttaagccgccaaggtcttgtttagggttccgcgaagaaacactgACAATGCGTTTGAAACTTACACGGATGCGGACATGATAATTTTAATCGCCGCACTTGTCACCTtgaaccaaaaaaaatattttacgcAACCATACCAATTCGTATTTCAGTTGTCTACAGGGACATTGTTATGTTGCTATGAAATCTTctgtggaaaagaaaaaaaagaaaagaaactcaGAGTATAGGGGGTGTGATTTTAAAATAGCACGCATTGTCTGATTCCTTCTTTCGAAAATTTGATTATGACAAGGTATAGTAAAGAATTATTGAAATAGTTACGATCCACAAATCGATGGACCAGGACAATTTTTGGATCGCTCCAATTTTGCTTCTATACGATAGAGTGAAGTAAGACCCTGATAACTataaaaatgttgtcaaaatttaCATTTTCCTACAATTTACACTTGGCAGCGTGTAAGGTGGTTATTCTCCTTAACACCCCAAAAAAGGCACcgctaaataaaaataattatgccTACAGACTAAAAGATATTTTCCTACTAATGGATTGGAAGACCTTTATTGAAGCAGTTTAGGCAGTTTTTGATTTTTTCATCAGATGTGATCTTAGGTGAAAGTTACTGATAGCTCTATTATTTTTCTGTTGATGATATTGAATGTAAGTGCATATGAAAATGTTTTTCGTGAACACCAATTTTGTGCATATAAAGGTCAGTGGATGTTAATTACCTCGATTAtataccacttattaaccgagagtgaggtcattacagggaaatctcagaccgaggccttgatgtattgaccgagcgatagcgaggtcaatacctcaaggccgaggtctgagatttccctgtatacaccgaacggacgaggttaataagttatttattatatggcctttttTTAAAAGCTTAAAAGCGCTTAAAAGCGCTTTTCTTAAGgagaatacaataagaacaccggaagtaatttttTACATTGGCTTGCGCGCGCAATGGCTCTCCtcgtcgctcatactaaaatgtttctgtatggtagtttttctttcagttattgaaaatatagttgtaccaccttttgacaatcttttttgttgttttcgcccacgcgctcgttgcCTTTACTCGCACctcaaaagagccgagaaaagtttcataatgcctgggcattacaagaaaataatgcccactaAGCAGTCAATCAGAGCTggcgtactattgtagccatataaCAAGTAATAATAATGCCTGTGGATGTATATTATGAACATGTTAACATATGAAATTCTTGCATTTGAAATGCGGAttaagcaaaatttttctccagtcctgttcaggcctgaaattttcaggcctttctcgctaatACTTTAGTAGCGCTTAACGCTACGAGAAGCGTAGACgtcaaaactaataataataatgacaataatgagaacaataatattaacatAGCTATAGTCTTCCTATGATGTTATGTTTGGGATGCGCAAATCGTGTTGCTTTGTTTAATCAGTTGAGGCCTCGATGGTGTACGTGTTTGCAGTTGATTATTGCCAAcatcattatcataattataGTCATCAGGAGCCAaacagatggagcctccatctgccacacaagcccttggagtcaaccctctcccgagtagatttataaatagaacagttCCCTGCATGAGGGGCTTTCGCGcgctaatagaggaaagagccaatgaaaatagagaaatgacagcagacAGCAGGCGCATTCTTTCAAGagcattaaaaaagaaaatggttctattcaTAACtatactcgggaaagggttgactcaaaaAAGTAATGGAGATGGAaactccatctgatgggcttcTGTCGCCACCGACACATGATCGTCATCACTGCCCCTTTCATAATTATTAGATAACATTACCTgattagataaaaaaaaaaaattaaaaaataggcagtccaGGACtatttgtagctacttctgtaggagggaaatcaaaaaaaaaaaaaacaaacagaaacgGTATGGCATGCAACCCCGACAAGACGCTCTTGCTTTCATAGCATTACTCTTTCtcgtattgattgatgttggtggctatattagatcgccaacaACAGCtccccaagatctcagagtgcttgttgattcacatctgaTGTTGTCTTAACATGTTAACAGTGTGTGCAAGTTCGCATTCTTTTCAGTTCGTAACAGTAGTGTGACTGGGAAATATTTAGAccatgacaaatgcttcttgctttACCTAAttctaaaactaagctttatggggacagatcatttgctgccagggcccctagactttggaatgcactaccgtTAGACATTAAGAATTCTGACTAACTCAATATTTTTAAGAGTAAAGTTAGAAGACTCCTGTTGTGTTAGTGTTATAGGGTATAGAGTTCATATTACTGTAGAGTATCgagattgttattattattattattattattattattattattattattgttattgtgaagtgatatatgaaatgtttcatatattgaactgcggatttgaaataaaagtaagctatgatcatcgcagttacgaacacaatttaagcaattgcttttgtttaaatgaatcaTAGAACTtatcatgacagtcacaaggcaATGTAGTCGTACAAAAattatgttttagtgcaaattgtttggATTTAATTCTCTCTTAATGAATTCCTGGTCATTTTATTGTTCACTGTACtgtaatgcttgtttgttgtttttactgaaattgtgttgaattatgaaaagtgtaatatatGCAAGTCTTGTAAGTGATCATGTTACGTAAGGAATGTAGCTCTGTATTGCAAGTAATTGATGTGTCCAAAGTTTCTGTGtcaaatttaaataagtatgcaaagtatgttaggcaagaaggaggagacAAAGCCTGAGTGAGCAGCAAAAAGCCTCTTcttcttgggacccttttctcgcagattctctcaccTCTCTGTCTCTTAGTATAACATTTCCTTGATcgaatttaaggtaacactggaaatgttaacaccaaaaatgaaaaaaaaaaacacagaaatctACACCGTTGCTagcaagtgagtgagaatgacatcaatgatctaacaccacaaaatgaaaagacagcattttattttaaccccttaactgccgaatgagcgctcagggcacttatagattttactctgactaacgccagacgattttactccccaacggggaaccccttggacgggaaagggttaaacacaaagtacaggttcttacctttagtaataacaatttaaaataatctgtgggaatagaATTacctgctaacagcaaatggaagtgtatttttcctagataaagcacttttcagtttcaacatgtggaagaaTATATTTCTTTAgcttgaaatataatttaacattatctacaatgttacttatatatatataattaagcaaacaaattgatcctttatgaaaacttacttaacaaAACAGCTTGAT
The sequence above is drawn from the Acropora muricata isolate sample 2 unplaced genomic scaffold, ASM3666990v1 scaffold_716, whole genome shotgun sequence genome and encodes:
- the LOC136906813 gene encoding uncharacterized protein — its product is MLEHVNMSAKATDSRPSWEVFLQCVRTVSTVFVISELTDHQSQALYCFVSGEDVFVNLPTGYGKSLIFHMAPLVDTWMHQNVSPDLWAKEPILLVISPLLALMQDQVKKLTSVGLKAAYVGAEQEPGTLRDIEEGKYSFVFISPESTLSTERWRNVLLSDKYQRDVIGVAVDEVHCIAEWGTSTSNKNRSSFRAWYSRLNEIRSLLEVPFIALTATATVKTKEQIYELLEFGSPKEIVESPNKFNVRYSVQKLENSLSIVENFRCLINELLNKGKESVRTIIYCQTIKQCSHIFRMFELELGPSFFWGERNPRNRLVEMMHSGSPVSVKDHVLSQFSDDSTCLRVLIATIAYGMGVNCKGVKRVIHFGPSKTIQAYMQESGRCGRNGEQSDALLLYNGITIKAADSAMKSYVKSVRCRRNFLLEQFGVPVSQSDFPAGHMCCDNCADSCKCQGGYCNIDLHLPTLQDDTDAGHSREISCEQMSKLKDSLKVLRRQIVRNTSDALEQNGASLSGCGTKLLEFGTEQVQQVIQNANHIFSLADLNKHVDIWQKKHANSVMTIFQSIFNDVKEPVNCTSEEDSYFEDNGDEWVKLMDDQSFMELLDLSEWDVESSIEDESISDMHDDSAYPEFLDSVICNLNID